Sequence from the Equus asinus isolate D_3611 breed Donkey chromosome 5, EquAss-T2T_v2, whole genome shotgun sequence genome:
TGGTGCTGACCGCTGCTTCTGGTTCCCAGGCACCCCAGCCGGCGGTCCACGTGCAGGGGCAGGAGCCCCTGACCGCCTCCATGCTGGCTGCAGCACCCCCCCAGGAACAGAAGCAGATGCTGGGTGAGTGACCCACGTGCTTGCGGAAGAGGGGGCCAGAGTCTGGTGCTGACCTGGATACCAGGTCCACTCTTTATTGGGATTTCACCTGCTTTTTAATGAAATCTCTTCCCACAGGAGAACGTTTGTTCCCGCTCATACAGACCATGCATTCAAACCTGGCTGGAAAGATTACAGGGATGCTGCTGGAGATCGACAACTCCGAGCTGCTGCACATGCTGGAGTCCCCTGAGTCGCTCCGCTCCAAGGTGAGCTGCTTCTCTGACCCTGGGGCTTTCACTCACTCAGCTCGGGAGGACGAGGGGCGGCCTCGCACACCAGGGAGCAGCAGAGAGAAGGGTCTGCTGCCCCATGACCTTCTCGGGCCTCGCCTATGATTTGAGGGCGGCTGGGGTGTGGTATTTGGGAAAGTGGTCGGCACcagagaggggtgggaggggctcTCCTCAGATGTCACTGAGCCCCTGGAGATTTCTCACAGGTGGATGAAGCTGTGGCGGTTCTGCAGGCTCATCACGCCAAGAAGGAAGCTGCCCAGAAGGTGGGCGCTGTCGCTGCTGCTACCTCCTAGACAAGGAAAAACCGTATGTTTGGCTGTTCTTGTTTTCTGCAATGGTtttgacttgcaaatatcttcctaAAAGATTAGGGGCTGTGTACAGAACCATGTTTCTGCCACTTAACCTGGTAACTTGGGCAGGCTGGCACctggatttttttcctgtcatCTAGGTGAGTTAATATGGAGAAGAGAGGAGTACAGGTTGTAAATTATGAGGAGCAAACAACAAGAGCACCTGGTTGGATCTTTCTCAGGAATCACCTTGTTGGTCTGGAATAATGACGGATATATAAGGCGTTGTCATAATCACATCCCACAGCCTTATTTCTATGAGCATCTCCCTGGTTTGGCTTGAGGTTGGTGAGGTTAGCTGTGTGTGCAGCTACTGCTTAGCTCTGGGAACACAGCGGGCCACAGGCCTTGGtgtcgaagggggagagacagtCACATCTGACTACAGTTTCAGTGTGAGTGTTGCAGTTGACTTCTGGACTTGGGGGCCATGACATCTGTCTGCAGGGACTTGGGTGACTGAAGCTTAACTAGGACTTGTGGCAAGAACTGGTGGGTGCTTCCAGATGGAGAGAGGGAACCAAATGAGCAGAGGCAAGGAGAAAGAGCATGTGGTAAGGGCCAGAGCTGGTGTGTTGGTAGGGGTTGATTGGCATAGCCATGGCCCCTTGTCAAGGGTCTGAGCCCTGTCATTTGGAGCTTAAGCAAGAAAACCACAGAAGCTTTGAGTACAGGATACCCAGGAACGGTGGAGGGGGGAGCTTTATAGACAGTAGTTAGCCTCAGAAGTCAGTTGTTTTCAATCAGGGGTGCCCCCGCAGGGGACATTTGctaatgtctagagacattttggttgtcacagttgGGATTGTgttactggcatttagtgggtagaggccagggatgctgctaaacatcctgcgaTGCACAGGACAACCCTAATGGAATTATCTGGGCCAAAAGTCAGTAAGCACTgaagttgagaaactctgctctataattccttcttttatcagCCAGAGATTTCAGTGAATCCCTGAGGGTCTTTTGATTATGTATGTGTGTTGATACTTTTCTTTTCAGGATTTCAAAGCCAAATAACCCCTTATGGAATTCAGCTCAAGGTTTGAAGACTTCCTAGCTTGTCCTATGGACCTCAACACCACGAACCACAAATTGCAAATTTAATAGGTCATTTTGTATCAAAAGGTCAATTATGAAGCACCTAGAATTTTTCAATTAAGAGAATATATTCTCTGGGTTCTGCCATGGCCCAGACAGTgttaacgtttttttttttttctattgtgggttttgattttttccccccagaaattGGTTTTATTTGATGTACCCAAGTCTTAAGtttctcaataaagaaaaaaacctccaTAAAACTGCCTCTGTCTTATGTTTTCCTCTGACCACCATTTTATTCTATAAATTCCAGTTTTTACTGGAAGTAAGTTTAGGATGTAGAGTCAAATGAAGTTCTGTATAGTTTATCGTCCTTTCCTGATGGTTATAAGCAGACTATTTTGTGTTAGTAAGCTGTGCAGAACTGTCTCACTGCATTCTGTTGTGGGAGGACCCTTATATTGGGAACAGAAAAGACCTTGAGTCTGGCACAGGAAAGCTGGGGTACAGGGTGGGGTTGACGTGTTGCAAGGATGTATGGTGAGAGATGCAGAGCCTGGCCTCTCCTGTCTTGGACTGTGTTGGTTGGGGTCTCAGTCCCCTCTTTCTTACTGCCAATTTATCCTGCAAGCAAGTCAGCATATCCAGTTGCCCAGATTCTGCAACTAAGCTTTCCTGTGGCAATGGGAAAAGGCTCAGGAGATAGATCTGAGTGACAGTAGCGAACAAGTGCTGAAGTCCTAAGGGTTTTGTGTCCCTTTAGCCCTGAAAACGACCATAATCTGGCCAAGGTCAGCCAGTCGACttgccctccctgccctccagcagcacttcctttttccctttctctaaaCTTGGCAGGCTGTCCTTCCTCCGGGCCTTACCCAGGCGTCCCTTTCCCTGGAATGTTCTCCCCTGGTTCTTGCCTCTTGGCCGGCTCCCCCTTTTCCTTAAGGGTCTAGTCTCACCTTAAGTAACTGATCTAAAGGCCCAGTCTAAAGTAGATTCCCCAGTTTCCTGACGGCCGCGGTTCATGCGACCGTggactgtttattttcttttaacgcCCGGctgccccgcgccccgcgccccgcagCGCCCAGGCAGTGCGGGCGTCTGCGCCATCGGccgagggggcagggagggggcgggACCCGGCTGCTGGCTTCCGGCGGAAGAGCTGAGAGCAAGATGGCTGCCACCAAGAGGGTGCTGTACGTGGGTGAGCCGGCGTGGGGTCTTCACGAGCCGGGGGTCGATCGAATGGAGGTTGTGGGCTGTGGGCGGCGGGGTCTGGGTGCGGCCCTAGGCGGCGTGAGGGGGCACAGCCGGGTCTCTTGCTGGGCTTTACCCCGCAGTCTGCGGACGGCGCCCGCGGCCTGACGGCTTTGCTGGTTCTACCTAGCGCTGTCTAGAGCCCTTTCCCCTCTGACCCTGGACCTGGTGGTGAGATCTGTTATTGTGACCTCAGACCCCATCGCAAACTCGCACGCCCAGTCGTTCCGCAAACGCCGCAGCTCTGGCCCCTTAGATGAAGAAGAAGCTGGGGAATTATGGAAACAGCTTCACTGTGCGGGTTGGTGAGCACTACGATGTGGTTGTTTGACAAGGAATTAAGGAAACAGCTTCACTGTGCGGGTTGGTGAGCACTACGATGTGGTTGTTTGACAAGGATTGGGGAAAGGTGAGGGCAAACTGCCCGGAGGCGCTGAGGCCAGAGCTGGGTTTGAAAGATCAGGAGCTGGGCAGCCAGGGCGGGAGCAGGGCTGCTCCTGGGTGGAGAGCTGCAAGAGCAAAAGCCTAGAGTGGGGAAGTAGTCCAGCACTTGGGGGCACATAGTTGGCGTTGGGGAAGCAAGGGGGaaagaggctggagaggtgggcagggctgagGCAATGAAGGTCTCATATGCCACGCTGAGGAACTTGGACTCCGTCTTGTGGGCATTCGTGAGCTTTTGGAGAATATTAAGCCGGACAGTGATGTAATCAGATGTAGAATGATGGAGTAATTCTAGTGACTGTATAGAggagacacagaaactggaggcaGTGAAGCTGTTACAGTAACTGGGCGCTAGATGTAGATCTgaagagggatggggagaggagtgtcatttttcttttttctgaggaagattagccctgagctaacatccgtgcccatcttcctctactttatacgtgggatgcctaccacagcatggcctgccaagcggtgccatatctgcacccgggatccaaaccgacgaaccccgggccaccgaagcagaacgtgcgaacttaactgctcagccaccaggccagtccaGGAGTGTCATTTTGTATAGCCAAAAGACTGTGGGGACCCCTTCTTCCCCAGCCTGTGGCTGTCTTGCTAACAGAGTGTTGCAGCAGCTGTACCAAGAGTGTGGGGGACATTGGTTCAGAAGGTGCTTGTTGTCTTTGCAGGTGGGCTGGCAGAGGAGGTGGATGACAAAGTTCTTCATGCTGCTTTTATTCCTTTTGGAGACATCACAGATATTCAGATTCCTCTGGATTATGAAACAGGTGAGTCCTTTCAGTGTCTCTCATGTTCAGATTCCTAATGCCAGGAGAAGAACTTGAGAAAAAATCTTAAGTCATGTGTGTTTCATATGTTATTGGTATGTAATGAAGTTCAGGAGGATGTCTCTCTAGGTAAACATGACTGTGATCTTGGTGATGGAAAAGGAACATTCTGAGGACAACTAGGCCAGGATGGTGATGAGGCTGTGGGCAATTTACAGAGACTGACAGTTTGTTGGTTTGGAGGAGAGACTTTCTCCACGTTGGAACCATTTGGGGGCTTTGATTTCTGATCATTTAATATATAAACTGTATAGTAAGAATCCGGAGGAAGATAGTCTTAGAAAGACCTTGAAAGGTCTGGGTGTTGTTTCACTCCACCTGCTGGGTAGCTGTACCCCACCGCCCCTGCCAGCCAGACCTCCCTTCTTGGCAGCTGTGCTTTTAAGTGGCAGAGGGCAGCAGGGAAGCGCGGCCCTGACAGTGGGGCCTTGGCCTCGGCCTCTGCTCGCCTCGGTGAGTTTTCCTTCCGTTGGTATCACAATTACAGTGCACGTTCCTTGGTTGTGATTTTCTAAGATAGGAGTTTTAGACCTAACTCTGCCACTAACTTTGTGTGTGTCACACTTAAAACTCTCTATGCcttctgtttttcaattcttCAATGAACCAGTAAGAATGGCTTTTTGGGGCCCTTCTACCtctgagttctttttttcttgttctaaatTGCACggtgttattttttttattgaggtaatactggtttataacattatgtaaatttcaggtgtacatcattatatttcgatttctgtgtagactgcattgtgttcaccacccaaaatctAATTGCCAGTCTGTcaattgccatctgtcactgtacacatgtgcctataaccccttttgccttcctccttccctgcttcccctcagtaaccaccagtctgttctctttgtctatgtagttgtttgctgttgtttttatcttccattcatgagtgaaatcatatggtatttcactctctctaacttatttcacttagcataatacactcaaggtccatccgtgttgtcacaaatggcaagatttcatctttttttatggctgactagtattccagagagtgtgtgtgtgtgtgtgtgtgtgtgtgtgtgtacacaccacatcttttttatccattcgtccattgatgggcacttaggttgtttccaagtcttggctgttgtgaataatgctgtggtgaacataCGCGtgtgtatatcttttcaaattagtgttttcatattctttgggtaaatatccagaagtggaatagctggatcatatggtagttctgttcttaatttttgaggactctccatactccATACtatctccatagtggctgcaccagtttgcattcccaccagcagtgtatgagagttcccttttctccacatcctctccaacacttgttgtttcttgtcttaattatagccattctgacgggtgtgaggtgatatctcgttgtaattttgatttgcgtttcagtaataattagtgattttgagcatctttttctgtgcctgttggccatttgtatatcttctttggaaaaatgttcagatcctttgcccatttttttgtttttcctccccaaagccccagtgtgtaGTACATGGTTCTTCTATacgggatgccgccacagcatgtcttgacaagtggtgcataggtccacgcccagaatccgaacaggtggaccccgggccactgaagcagagtacatgaacttaaccactacgctactgggctggccccagcctttgcccattttttaattgggtggtttgtttgttgttgagccTGAGTTCTTTAAATTAGTAACTTCTATTGCTCTTGCTCTCCACCCcctaaaaaaattgtttcctgAGAACAAGCACTGTATTCCCTTCTTTAGTAGTCACCTAACTCCGTAATGAGGTCACTGCTCTGTACATAGTTATGCTTAATTGGAATGAACAATTGACAGATCAATaactttttctactttctatagGTCTTATAAGCAAAGGTGATCAAAATGCTTGGAAAGTAACTTAAGGTTTCAATTCTCTAGTGGTAGAATTGGATActacaaagtttaaaattttagttcaggggccagccccatggctaagtggttaggtttgcgcactctgctttggtggccaagggttttgctgattcgaatcctgggtgtggacatggcaccgctcatcgggccgtgctgaggtggcgtcccacatgccacaagtagaaggacccacaactaaaaatacataactatgtaccggggggctttggggagaaaaaggaaaaataaaatcttaaaaaaaaaaatttagttcaCTGTGTAGCtatgtttatttaaaacaaacaaaatgacttTAATATTTCTGGAAGCATTGTTGACTAAACCAAGAAAAGTCTAAAAGTTAgatgttcactttttaaatggcATCTTTGTATGGCATGTTTCCTCCTACTGCCCACAAATTAACTACCCATTTCTGCTATTGTAGAAAAGCACCGAGGATTTGCTTTTGTTGAATTCGAGTTGGCAGAGGTAAGAAATTTTCCCTGTTTAGTATTTGGCTAGTGTTGCTTACAAAAGGTGCTGCTCTGTTTGGGTGGGTACAGTagtctcctggggctgccataacaaattcccacaaacttggtggcttgaaacaatggaaatttattctctcagctTTGGAGCCTAGAAGTATGAAATCAGGGTATTGAcagagccatgctccctctgaaggctctagagaagaatccTTCCCTTTCCAGCCTCTGGTGATTCctggctttccttggcttgtagctgcagcACTCCAGTGTCTGCCCCAGTCTTCATATGGCCTTCTTCCCTgcatgtgtctctctgtgtcttctcttcctataaggacactagtcattgtttttagggcccaccctgatccAGTAGGAcatcatcttaactaattacatctgcaaagaccctatttctaaggTTTGAGTAAACATGaaattttgggggacactattTAACCCCTTACAGTGGCTTGGTGGTAACATTTGCCAAGAGGTAGGAAGTTCTGCTTGAAGCAAGACCCACTAGGCTTGACTCAAAATTCCCCTCACTTAGTCAGAATGTGGCAGACAGATCCTGCAGAGCCCTCAGCCTCTGGCCTGGCATTGCTAATTCCTGTTTCCTATGCATATTCTCTGTCTCCGTAACACGAGCACACATCCTTACAGCACCAGCTCTAACAAGTGGTTAGTACATACTTTTTGTTAAATACACACAATCTTGGCAGATAGGAAGGGAAAATGTGTCTTTTTCCCTGTGCCTGCAGTACTGAGTTTTTATCTGAGTGCTGACTACAAAAAGAGTTGAACTGCAGACGTGAACTTTTTCCTTGTATTCTTTTCAGGATGCTGCAGCAGCCATCGACAACATGGTACGGTGGAGATCTTTGCTTTTTACTAAAGCTGTCATTTGGTGCTACTTTATAGTAAATGGGACGCTCGTGCACATGTTGGGTTTCCAGTTTCCACAGTTTCAAAGTTATGTAGGAAGCAAAAGTTGTCATTATTTGGAAGTATTTGCTATGAACTGTCTACTTAGAAAATTAATTATTATTCAGAAATCCTCCCCATTTAACATGGGCATAAATACCACCATCTTTGTTGGCCAATCTTTCTCTGACTGTTTTGTATCTacagcaggggtcagcaaactacagtccATAAGCCAAGTCCATCCTGCAGCTTGTTTTTGTATGGCTATGAGctaaatggtttttatattttcaaaggattgtggggaaaaaaaggaatatgcAGCAGAGACTTACGTGGCCTAAAATATTACTCTCTAGACTTTTAGAGAAAGTTTGCCGACCTCTAGTCTAGGACAGTACAGCATAAACCAATAGAGCATAAGTTAATTGCAAAGTAAAATTGTGAATCTCGAATAAGAGGCGGGATTTCGTGAAGTGTGTGAAAGTGATTGTGGAAAACTGCTGTAGTTGGCTCTGATAGGCTCTCAGAAAGTGAAACCAGCTAACGACTGAGGAAGAGAAAACCTACAAGGAGTATGACAGGTTGGGTGCTTCACAAGAAGATAATTTGAAttcctactgctgctgtaacaaattaccacaaatttgtggtaaaacaacacaaatgtgttaTGTTAGTTCTCTGGTCTcgctgagctaaaatcaaggcatTGGCAGGGCCTCCTTCCCCTGGACGCTCTAGcggagagaatctgtttctttgccttttctagcttctagagctTGACCACATTCCTTGGTTCTTGACTGGCCGGGCAAGTCTTCCTCACGCTCCATCACTCTGAAACTaactcttctgtctctctcttcatgTTTagaggatccttgtgattacattgggcccatctgaataatccaggataatatctttattttaaggtcagctaaCTTACAGCCTTAATTCCTCCTTGCCATGTAACatagcatattcacaggttctggcgagtaagatgtggacatctttagggTGGCCATTATTTTGCCTACTACAAAACCCTGAAACGtttttgccctttttaaaaaatctttatgatCAGTCTTCATGACTAAATATGAAATAAGGATGTTGTTTCATGCTATcgttcaattttttttaattgctggaAAAAAGACTagtatcttattcatctttgtttctaAGAGCAAGGGCATAGCTGTAATTATAACCTAAATCTTCCTTAATTAAGGAAtcctttttcatactttttttagTTGTTGTCAAAAGGCCCAAAACAAACCTTTATAAAGGTCTGTCTACTTACCTTTTCCTAGTATCGGTTATTCTTGGATAATACAATATTCCTACATTTCATTCTATGTTCTCTATTACTCTTTCATCAAACGTATCCCTCAACAGTCAGCAGTAGCATTTTTCTCCAATTCAGTGCTGATCTTGGCTTTTCACGATAGACTCAGGTACTTGGTGACTGCGTTTACCCTTATAATTTCAGAGTTCTGGACTCAAATCCAAAGATCATGGCAGCACAGACCTTCTTGTCTGTcggtgtggagagaaaggaagtgtGTGGTGGCTTAGGGCCTTTTTGTGGTTAGCCTCACGCTTGGCTTGCCTTCAGGGTGCAGGCTTGCCACTTAGAATAATCATTAGCAAGTCTCAGACTTCGTAGATGTCAGTGGAAAGCTGTCAGGTATTCTTTGATCCTAAAAAGTTTTAAGCAGCTGATTGTATTGCAATCTTTTCAGAATGAATCTGAACTCTTTGGGCGGACAATTCGTGTCAATTTGGCCAAACCAATGAGAATTAAGGAAGGCTCTTCCAGACCAGGTGAGTGGGGGCAACTGTGGATTCCCCATCATTCTTTGGCTTTGACCTCTGTTGCATTTTTATTCCTGTCTGTGGTGGTAGTATGTACATGAGTAGAGTGGTTTATAGTGGAGAAGAGAATGCAGCACCTCCGTGGAAATAAAGGGTTTGAGATTCTctgcagagctggaggcatcatccTTGTGGAAGTCTTGCTTTGGCAGGTAGACATAGACTGCCCTTGCAGCCTTGACAGGGGCTGGGACTTCCCTTTTGGCCTGGCTTAGTCCCTCCTTATTCTCCTCCACTTCTGCTAAGAGCTAGACGTGAAGTCTTGACATCTCCCAGTGACAACTTTCCTTGCCCTGGGAGTTCCTAAGAGGTGACTTTTGCCTGCATGAGAGCCACATAGTGTGTCCACTTTGCTGACTCAAGCAGCAAAGAACTGGACATAGCTAATTAGCAGTTGGCTGATAGCTTGAGTTTCTTCACGTTTGTTTGATTCTTTCCCTGCAGTTTGGTCAGATGATGACTGGTTGAGGAAGTTTTCTGGGAAGACTCTTGAAGAGAATAAAGAGGAAGAAGGGTCAGAGCCTCCCAAAGTGGAAACCCAGGAGGTGAGATTGAAGGCTGGGCTTCCAGAGGGGAGGCTGGCGCTTTCCACCCAGGGCCCTTCTGATGTGGGTGGCTTGGGGGAGTTGAATGGACAAGCGTTGGGTCTCTCGTCCTGTAGGGCTCTAGGTGAGAAGTATCGTGTGTGTGCTCGGGTATTTGTGTTGCCGTTGAATGAGAGGATGTCTGAGATGAGAAAGGACAGTGAGTGTCCCTCCTCACCGGCACCCACTGTCCTCCTGATCTTTCCTGCTCCCTCTCTGAAGACTTTGGCAGCAGGCTCACTGTCTTCCTATTCCTGCCATGATTCCACGGAGGCCCCTTGCCCTCAGTCTGTACCCGGTACAAGGCTCTCCCTGCCTCAGCACTTTCTCCTGCTTCTCGACACACCATCCTGACGTTGCTTCTGGGGATAATTCAGAGGCTtgtcctcctctctccaccctttGAACAGTGGTGTTTCTCTAAGTTCCTTCCTGAGCCCTCAGCTTCTCTCTCCACACTGTCCTTGTGCAGTCTCAGCCACTTTTGTCCCTTTTGAGGATCACACTCACTCCATGTTCTGGTGACTTCCTGATCCCTAGTTCTAGTCCTGACTGAGTTTCACATATTTCTGCCTGGATGTCCCACAGTCACTGTAAATAAACAAAGCATATCCCAAGTGTATTTCCTCCCTCTGTTCACTCTGGTCTTGCTGTGTGCCGGATTTTAGTTGATTTCGCCATCTTCCACGTGGTCACCCAAACCAGAAACCTCAGCGTCATCTTAGACCCCTCGTTCTAATTCAGACCTAGTGCATTGCCACATCCTGCTAATTTTATCCTGTAAGTCTTCCTGAATCTCCTCGCCCGTTTGTTCCTGCCACGTTGCCTTGGCTTAGCCTCTATCATCTCTCCTGTGAATACTGATAgtagcttcctaactggtctcgCTGCCCCAGGCCTGCTTCCTCCTGTCCTGAGCAGCCATGGGGAGCTTTCTAGATCTTTCATAGATCTGACAGTACCGCTCCCCTCAAGCATTCTTGGGACCCCCTCATCTGTAGGATTGAGTCCGGCTCCatcagagggagagaagggctCTGCATGTTCTGACCCTGCTCATCTCTCCACATTGGATCCCCATTATATATAGGAAGAAACAGGGGTTTGTAGTTACCTGTAAATCTCTGTGTTTTTGCATAAGCAGTTCCTTTACCTAAAATGCCCTTTCCAACCTATTTTATCGGATTAACTCCTGCTCACCTTTCATAGCTGAGCTCAGTTGCTGCTTTCTCCAGGAAACTCTTCTGAATCTTCCTCTTGAGTGAGTAGGAGTCCCTTCTGGCTTCCATGACCTCTGGGCTTCTGTCTTAGTATTTGCTGTtccttatttaacaaatatttaaatatatgtttaatgtttaaatatttttaaatatgtttaaacatTACTTACTCTATGCTGTTATAagtgttttctaaatatttaatccTATTGATAATCCTATGAAATACGTCCTATCATTATCCCCAATTCTAGGTGATGAAACAGGGACACAATGAGGTGAAATAACTTGTCAGACATTGCACAGcttgtaagtggtggagctgaaaCGTGAACTGAGACTGTTTAGCTCTAGGATCTGTACTCGCCTCACATTGGTGGCCATCCCTCCCCCACAGGATAGCCGATTCCTCAAGGGCAGGAGCCATATCTGTTTATTTAATAACCCCTTCCTTGGCTTGATAGCTCAGTACCTATACAATGACCCACTAATCCACACTACAAAGAGCTCAGAGACAATAGAGTTTCCTCTGACAAACAAATGGGAGGGTTTGTATTGACTGTTTTATTTATCGTCTAGTCAGCCTTGTCCAGTTGGAGCACAAAGCAAGGCCCAACCTCCTCCATTGTCTTCTGAGCACTTGGGCCCAGGCCAGAGGGCTGCCCTCCTTGCTTCCATTGCTGCCAGTCTATGAATATGTAGGGTTAGGCATAGAGGGAGAAGGTTATGGGTCACTTTAGCTGGAGTAAGGTGGGTGGGCTTGAACTGAGGTTTGCAGATATTGAGAGTTGGGTATTGTGGGCCAGGGAAGTGTTCTGTGAGTGCAGGGCAGGGTGAAGCATGGTGACCTCTCTGCGGGCCAGTGTGACGAGATAACATGTGCCTGCAGGGTGGGGCTTGAGTAGATAGTGCTGAGATGTCCTGTCACTAGACATCCAGCTGGGTGCTGTGGCTGTCGCCCCTGCCTTCTGTGGCCCCGTTGGGTCCCAAGGCCTTCCCTGTGAGCACCTTGCTGCAGCCTGCTCGCTGCAGCTGGGTTCTGGGCGTATATTCAGAAGAATACTCGCTCTCCTGCTCGGGGAGTTGGGGAGTTCTCTCTAACCTGGCGATTTCTTCTGTGCCCAGGGAGAGCCTGCTGCAAAAAAGGCCCGGTCAAACCCTCAGGTGTACATGGACATCAAGATTGGGAACAAGCCAGCCGGCCGCATCCAGATGCTCCTGCGTTCAGACGTCGTTCCCATGACAGCAGGTGAGCAGGGCTCCCGTCAGGATGGCCAGGAAGCTGGTGGCTGAGCAGGCTGGGAAGAGGCTGCCTCGAGTCTTGGGCCCTTGACTCTCTTTCTACCTGAGTCCATCTGAGGCATTTTGGATCCCAGCATCTAATAACAAATGAGACAGAGCGGGCGTTTTTGAAACTGTAAAGGTTTAGTACCATTAGAAAGAGTAAGCACTTGAAAGttataaattgttttaattaccCTCTGGTTtggttttattgtattttttgatagttttgtttt
This genomic interval carries:
- the LOC106830589 gene encoding peptidyl-prolyl cis-trans isomerase E isoform X3, yielding MKKKLGNYGNSFTVRVGGLAEEVDDKVLHAAFIPFGDITDIQIPLDYETEKHRGFAFVEFELAEDAAAAIDNMNESELFGRTIRVNLAKPMRIKEGSSRPVWSDDDWLRKFSGKTLEENKEEEGSEPPKVETQEGEPAAKKARSNPQVYMDIKIGNKPAGRIQMLLRSDVVPMTAENFRCLCTHEKGFGFKGSSFHRIIPQFMCQGGDFTNHNGTGGKSIYGKKFDDENFILKHTGPGLLSMANSGPNTNGSQFFLTCDKTDWLDGKHVVFGEVTEGLDVLRQIEAQGSKDGKPKQKVIIADCGEYV
- the LOC106830589 gene encoding peptidyl-prolyl cis-trans isomerase E isoform X1; translation: MRPWTVYFLLTPGCPAPRAPQRPGSAGVCAIGRGGREGAGPGCWLPAEELRARWLPPRGCCGLAEEVDDKVLHAAFIPFGDITDIQIPLDYETEKHRGFAFVEFELAEDAAAAIDNMNESELFGRTIRVNLAKPMRIKEGSSRPVWSDDDWLRKFSGKTLEENKEEEGSEPPKVETQEGEPAAKKARSNPQVYMDIKIGNKPAGRIQMLLRSDVVPMTAENFRCLCTHEKGFGFKGSSFHRIIPQFMCQGGDFTNHNGTGGKSIYGKKFDDENFILKHTGPGLLSMANSGPNTNGSQFFLTCDKTDWLDGKHVVFGEVTEGLDVLRQIEAQGSKDGKPKQKVIIADCGEYV
- the LOC106830589 gene encoding peptidyl-prolyl cis-trans isomerase E isoform X4, whose protein sequence is MAATKRVLYVGGLAEEVDDKVLHAAFIPFGDITDIQIPLDYETEKHRGFAFVEFELAEDAAAAIDNMNESELFGRTIRVNLAKPMRIKEGSSRPVWSDDDWLRKFSGKTLEENKEEEGSEPPKVETQEGEPAAKKARSNPQVYMDIKIGNKPAGRIQMLLRSDVVPMTAENFRCLCTHEKGFGFKGSSFHRIIPQFMCQGGDFTNHNGTGGKSIYGKKFDDENFILKHTGPGLLSMANSGPNTNGSQFFLTCDKTDWLDGKHVVFGEVTEGLDVLRQIEAQGSKDGKPKQKVIIADCGEYV
- the LOC106830589 gene encoding peptidyl-prolyl cis-trans isomerase E isoform X6, yielding MAATKRVLYVGGLAEEVDDKVLHAAFIPFGDITDIQIPLDYETEKHRGFAFVEFELAEDAAAAIDNMNESELFGRTIRVNLAKPMRIKEGSSRPVWSDDDWLRKFSGKTLEENKEEEGSEPPKVETQEGEPAAKKARSNPQVYMDIKIGNKPAGRIQMLLRSDVVPMTAGLLSMANSGPNTNGSQFFLTCDKTDWLDGKHVVFGEVTEGLDVLRQIEAQGSKDGKPKQKVIIADCGEYV
- the LOC106830589 gene encoding peptidyl-prolyl cis-trans isomerase E isoform X5 gives rise to the protein MRPWTVYFLLTPGCPAPRAPQRPGSAGVCAIGRGGREGAGPGCWLPAEELRARWLPPRGCCGLAEEVDDKVLHAAFIPFGDITDIQIPLDYETEKHRGFAFVEFELAEDAAAAIDNMNESELFGRTIRVNLAKPMRIKEGSSRPVWSDDDWLRKFSGKTLEENKEEEGSEPPKVETQEGEPAAKKARSNPQVYMDIKIGNKPAGRIQMLLRSDVVPMTAGLLSMANSGPNTNGSQFFLTCDKTDWLDGKHVVFGEVTEGLDVLRQIEAQGSKDGKPKQKVIIADCGEYV
- the LOC106830589 gene encoding peptidyl-prolyl cis-trans isomerase E isoform X2; translation: MWLFDKELRKQLHCAGGLAEEVDDKVLHAAFIPFGDITDIQIPLDYETEKHRGFAFVEFELAEDAAAAIDNMNESELFGRTIRVNLAKPMRIKEGSSRPVWSDDDWLRKFSGKTLEENKEEEGSEPPKVETQEGEPAAKKARSNPQVYMDIKIGNKPAGRIQMLLRSDVVPMTAENFRCLCTHEKGFGFKGSSFHRIIPQFMCQGGDFTNHNGTGGKSIYGKKFDDENFILKHTGPGLLSMANSGPNTNGSQFFLTCDKTDWLDGKHVVFGEVTEGLDVLRQIEAQGSKDGKPKQKVIIADCGEYV